A part of Gadus morhua chromosome 17, gadMor3.0, whole genome shotgun sequence genomic DNA contains:
- the camta2 gene encoding calmodulin-binding transcription activator 2 isoform X9 — MFPIHRHEHQEDGFHGNRQVNMKVFVPHKLAECIPRSTSLPKERLRWNSNEEIASFLISFEKHEEWLSYTLKTRPANGSIILYNRKKVKYRKDGYCWKKRKDGKTTREDHMKLKVQGIECLYGCYVHSSLVPTFHRRCYWLLQNPDIVLVHYLNVPSLEDSGKCGPLLCAVSDRHDSLRWSRDDLVNQLKPMFHSMKWTLGSHVGASVDLSVEQLVQHILDRQQTKPQPRTHSCLCTNTLVSPGGAEIPHRCNSTKHRIISPKLPPSPLPSESGDGGGGENRPPHLQIQRSPRPTNEIPLTSSPPSSSSPPPPRLSTATVAVSNHYYGEQNNGVTTMALPQNAVIVMATTTTTTAGAAAALSGKGCGPPPSPPPASSLSLTLLPSPVMGGLLLTPSPTPSPAPPPFDPDAFLNFPKQGQTYGGPTSSLTPSTPPSSPPLSLSSLSSAEAERRDGDRDPALSLPLSPSQVSPPPPPPPPPALLPFCVELTPCREEDTLPPLQPSHASTGSTQRQPPQSTTDPPLGQNGHGPPTQLPVANQTQPTRDLCSSSLATAPIVTPPSQMTLPPSPATNQHLLHGQERAMEREETRERGANSPSQASLHANPQTMVIPHASPGLANPQTLLRPHVIPQTMVSPHANTGLANPQTMDSPYANTSLANPHTMDSPYANASLANPHTMDSPYASTRLANPQTMISPHSCTSLANPPTMASPHASSSNPVQVKEEKGRELDCEDTPMDTHSATEEEERGGGEELELSFDSQFPDLISELITGVAPPPSPGPAPAPGPAPPGVFPSGVRYMVPPQPSPSSSFLSFPLLPSSSSSSSSSSSSSSSSRLAVITDFSPDWSYPEGGVKVLITGPWGDLSGRYSCLFDQSSVPASLIQPGVLRCYCPAHEAGLVCLQVVESGGAVSSSVLFEYRARNTTSLPSSQLDWLSLDDNQFRMSILERLEHMERRMAQMASRDQQHPQHQRQLSTQEQSQGFERRLVTVCEQMMRMGGGGERLHHSVRHRGMTLLHLAAAQGYTHLIHTLISWRSVTRDSLDLEEEVDPLNVDHFSCTPLMWACALGHQGAAEVLYRWDSSALGRPDSLGRLPLAVARSRGHTRLATCLEDLHTQLPLSPLSTSPDTGLSSASSLASPADPASPSPSSAYSSAPTPMDTSSPSLSPLSPPSPLPSQSLSPLSPPSLSPLSPPSPPPSQSLSPLSPPSLSPPTPPPSQPLSFLLPPSQLWANAAQQSQCLNPTVMMDYESSLSPSPLEDGLLTNSGNPENHDEEEEEEELTKELLQVDMALLAEQIVEATPERIKREDFARGAETPLASPPDPWLATYLATMETPPPRRVCPPSPFSTLALQKLRPPSSATWAEFLNASTNGRMERDFALLTLSDSEQRELYEAARIIQTAFRRYKGRRLKEQQDMAAAVIQRCYRKYKQYALYKKMTQAAILIQSKFRSYYEQKRFQQSRRAAVLIQQYYRSYKEGSFLTKKQDQAARKIMRFLRRCRNRIKELKQMKELERRGLTT; from the exons ATGTTCCCGATCCATCGTCATGAGCACCAAGAAGATGGTTTCCACGGAAACAG ACAGGTGAACATGAAGGTGTTTGTACCCCACAAGCTGGCTGAATGCATTCCTCGCTCCACCAGCCTGCCTAAAGAACGCCTGCGATGGAACTCTAACGAG gaAATTGCTTCTTTTCTAATTTCCTTCGAGAAACACGAAGAGTGGCTCTCCTACACCTTAAAAACCAG ACCGGCCAATGGCAGCATCATATTATACAACAGGAAGAAGGTGAAGTACAGGAAAGATGGCTACTGCTGGAAGAAACGCAAGGATGGAAAAACCACCAGGGAAGACCACATGAAACTCAAAGTCCAGGGCATAGAG TGTCTCTACGGTTGCTATGTCCATTCCTCCCTCGTGCCAACATTCCATAGACGATGTTACTGGTTGCTACAG AATCCAGACATCGTATTGGTCCACTACCTTAACGTGCCATCTCTAGAGGATTCTGGTAAATGCGGTCCGTTGCTGTGTGCGGTGTCGGACCGCCATGACAGTCTGCGCTGGAGCAGAGACGACCTCGTCAACCAGCTGAAACCCATGT TCCACAGCATGAAGTGGACGCTGGGCTCCCATGTGGGCGCCTCCGTGGACCTGAGTGTGGAGCAGCTGGTCCAACACATCCTGGACCGCCAGCAGACCAAACCACAGCCCCGAACACACAGCTGTCTCTGTACCAACACCCTGG tgTCCCCTGGGGGGGCTGAGATCCCCCATCGATGTAACAGCACCAAGCATCGCATCATCTCCCCCAaactccccccgtcccccctcccttctgagTCCGGcgatggtggagggggagagaacagACCCCCCCACTTGCAGATCCAGCGCAGCCCCCGACCGACCAATGAGatacctctgacctcctcccccccctccag ctcctccccacccccacctcggCTCTCAACGGCGACCGTTGCCGTGAGCAACCATTATTATGGCGAGCAGAACAACGGGGTGACGACCATGGCGCTGCCTCAGAACGCCGTTATCGTCATGGCAACAACAACCACGACGACGGCGGGGGCGGCCGCAGCCCTCTCTGGGAAGGGGTgcggcccccctccctcccctccccccgcatCCAGCCTCTCGCTcacactcctcccctctcctgtgaTGGGAGGTctgctcctcaccccctcccccaccccgtccccggccccccctcccttcGACCCCGACGCGTTCCTCAACTTCCCCAAGCAGGGTCAGACCTACGGCgggcccacctcctccctcaccccttccactcccccttcctcccctcccctctccctctcctcgctctcctcggccgaagcagagaggagagacggggACAGGgatcctgccctctctctccccctctccccctcccaggtctctcctcctcctccgcctccccctccccccgccctcctcccgtTCTGCGTGGAGCTGACCCCCTGCCGGGAGGAGGACACCCTGCCACCCCTCCAG CCAAGCCACGCCTCCACGGGCTCAACACAACGGCAACCGCCCCAAAGCACCACCGACCCACCACTGGGTCAGAATGGACATGGTCCGCCCACTCAGCTCCCGGTGGCCAATCAGACACAGCCAACCAGAGACCTTTGTTCCTCCTCCTTGGCAACCGCACCAATAGTCACGCCTCCTTCTCAGATGACCCTGCCCCCTTCTCCAGCGACCAATCAGCATCTTCTCCACGGCCAGGAGAGGGCgatggagagggaagagacCAGGGAGCGCGGAGCCAATTCTCCAAGTCAGGCTAGCCTGCATGCTAATCCCCAAACCATGGTTATTCCCCATGCTAGCCCCGGCCTTGCTAACCCACAAACCCTGCTTCGCCCACATGTAATACCCCAAACTATGGTAAGCCCCCATGCTAACACTGGCCTTGCTAACCCCCAAACCATGGACAGCCCCTATGCTAACACAAGCCTTGCTAACCCCCACACCATGGACAGCCCCTATGCTAACGCAAGCCTTGCTAACCCCCACACCATGGACAGCCCCTACGCTAGCACTCGCTTGGCTAACCCCCAAACCATGATAAGCCCTCATTCTTGCACTAGCCTGGCTAATCCCCCAACCATGGCTAGCCCACATGCTAGCAGTAGCAACCCGGTtcaggtgaaggaggagaaggggcggGAGCTGGACTGTGAGGACACGCCCATGGATACGCACTCGGcaacagaagaggaggagcggggcggAGGGGAGGAGCTAGAGCTGTCGTTTGACAGCCAGTTCCCCGACCTCATCTCGGAGCTCATCACAggggtggccccgccccctagccctggccccgcccccgcccccggacCCGCTCCCCCAGGAGTCTTCCCCTCGGGGGTCCGCTACATGGTGCCCCCCCAACCATCCCCCTCCTCATCgtttctctccttccccctccttccctcctcctcctcctcctcttcctcctcctcctcctcctcctcctcctcacgcctGGCTGTCATCACAGACTTCTCCCCAGACTGGTCCTACCCAGAG ggGGGTGTGAAGGTGCTGATCACCGGGCCCTGGGGGGACCTGAGTGGACGTTACTCCTGTCTGTTCGACCAGAGCTCTGTCCCGGCCTCACTGATCCAACCGGGAGTACTGCGCTGCTACTGCCCAG CCCACGAGGCTGGTCTGGTGTGTCTTCAGGTGGTGGAGTCTGGAGGCGCCGTCTCCTCGTCAGTGCTGTTTGAGTACCGGGCCCGGAACACCACCTCTCTGCCCAGCTCCCAGCTGGACTGGCTGTCCCTGGACG acAACCAGTTTAGGATGTCCATCTTGGAGAGGCTGGAGCATATGGAGCGACGCATGGCTCAGATGGCCTCCCGCGAccagcagcacccccagcaccagcgGCAGCTCAGTACACAAGAGCAGAGCCAG ggcttcGAGAGGCGTCTGGTCACAGTGTGTGAACAGATGAtgaggatgggaggaggaggagagaggcttcATCATTCTGTCCGTCACCGAGGGATGACCCTCCTTCACCTGGCCGCCGCCCAGGGATACACACACCTGATCCACACGCTGATCTCCTGGAG gAGTGTCACCAGGGACAGTctggacctggaggaggaggtcgacCCTCTCAACGTAGACCACTTCTCCTGCACCCCTCTG ATGTGGGCCTGTGCTCTGGGCCACCAGGGCGCGGCGGAGGTGCTCTACCGCTGGGACAGCTCCGCCCTGGGACGCCCCGACTCGCTGGGCCGCCTCCCCCTGGCGGTGGCGCGGTCCCGGGGCCACACGCGCCTCGCCACCTGCCTGGAGGACCTGCACACCCagctccccctgtcccccctctccaccaGTCCAGACACag GTCTGAGTTCAGCCAGTAGCCTGGCTTCTCCTGCTGACCCCGCCTCCCCGTCTCCGAGCTCCGCCTACTCCAGCGCCCCCACACCCATggacacctcctccccctctctctcccccctctcccctccctctcccctcccctcccagtctctctcccccctctcccctccgtctctctcccccctctctcctccctctcctcccccctctcagtctctctcccccctgtcccctccctctctctcccctcccactcctcccccctcccagcctctctccttcctcctccccccgagCCAGCTGTGGGCCAACGCAGCGCAGCAATCACAGT GTTTGAATCCTACGGTAATGATGGACTACGAGAGCAGTTTGTCCCCGTCTCCACTGGAGGACGGCCTTCTGACCAACAGCGGGAACCCTGAGAACcacgacgaggaagaggaggaagaggagctgacCAAGGAGCtactacag GTGGACATGGCACTGCTGGCGGAGCAGATCGTCGAGGCGACCCCGGAGCGAATCAAACGGGAGGATTTCGCCAGGGGGGCGGAGACACCCCTCGCCTCCCCCCCAGACCCGTGGCTGGCGACCTACCTGGCAACCATGGAAACGCCCCCGCCGAG gcgtgtgtgccccccctctcccttcagcACCCTGGCTCTTCAGAAGTTAAGACCGCCCTCCTCGGCCACGTGGGCGGAGTTCCTCAATGCCTCGACCAatgggaggatggagagggactTTGCTCTGTTGACTCTGAGTGACAGCGAGCAAAGGGAGCTGTATGAGGCAGCCAGAATCATTCAGACCGCCTTCCGGCGCTACAAG GGTCGGAGGTTAAAGGAGCAGCAGGACATGGCTGCCGCTGTTATCCAGAGATGCTACAGGAAATataagcag
- the camta2 gene encoding calmodulin-binding transcription activator 2 isoform X8: MFPIHRHEHQEDGFHGNRQVNMKVFVPHKLAECIPRSTSLPKERLRWNSNEEIASFLISFEKHEEWLSYTLKTRPANGSIILYNRKKVKYRKDGYCWKKRKDGKTTREDHMKLKVQGIECLYGCYVHSSLVPTFHRRCYWLLQNPDIVLVHYLNVPSLEDSGKCGPLLCAVSDRHDSLRWSRDDLVNQLKPMFHSMKWTLGSHVGASVDLSVEQLVQHILDRQQTKPQPRTHSCLCTNTLVSPGGAEIPHRCNSTKHRIISPKLPPSPLPSESGDGGGGENRPPHLQIQRSPRPTNEIPLTSSPPSSSSPPPPRLSTATVAVSNHYYGEQNNGVTTMALPQNAVIVMATTTTTTAGAAAALSGKGCGPPPSPPPASSLSLTLLPSPVMGGLLLTPSPTPSPAPPPFDPDAFLNFPKQGQTYGGPTSSLTPSTPPSSPPLSLSSLSSAEAERRDGDRDPALSLPLSPSQVSPPPPPPPPPALLPFCVELTPCREEDTLPPLQPSHASTGSTQRQPPQSTTDPPLGQNGHGPPTQLPVANQTQPTRDLCSSSLATAPIVTPPSQMTLPPSPATNQHLLHGQERAMEREETRERGANSPSQASLHANPQTMVIPHASPGLANPQTLLRPHVIPQTMVSPHANTGLANPQTMDSPYANTSLANPHTMDSPYANASLANPHTMDSPYASTRLANPQTMISPHSCTSLANPPTMASPHASSSNPVQVKEEKGRELDCEDTPMDTHSATEEEERGGGEELELSFDSQFPDLISELITGVAPPPSPGPAPAPGPAPPGVFPSGVRYMVPPQPSPSSSFLSFPLLPSSSSSSSSSSSSSSSSRLAVITDFSPDWSYPEGGVKVLITGPWGDLSGRYSCLFDQSSVPASLIQPGVLRCYCPAHEAGLVCLQVVESGGAVSSSVLFEYRARNTTSLPSSQLDWLSLDDNQFRMSILERLEHMERRMAQMASRDQQHPQHQRQLSTQEQSQGFERRLVTVCEQMMRMGGGGERLHHSVRHRGMTLLHLAAAQGYTHLIHTLISWRSVTRDSLDLEEEVDPLNVDHFSCTPLMWACALGHQGAAEVLYRWDSSALGRPDSLGRLPLAVARSRGHTRLATCLEDLHTQLPLSPLSTSPDTGLSSASSLASPADPASPSPSSAYSSAPTPMDTSSPSLSPLSPPSPLPSQSLSPLSPPSLSPLSPPSPPPSQSLSPLSPPSLSPPTPPPSQPLSFLLPPSQLWANAAQQSQCLNPTVMMDYESSLSPSPLEDGLLTNSGNPENHDEEEEEEELTKELLQVDMALLAEQIVEATPERIKREDFARGAETPLASPPDPWLATYLATMETPPPRRVCPPSPFSTLALQKLRPPSSATWAEFLNASTNGRMERDFALLTLSDSEQRELYEAARIIQTAFRRYKGRRLKEQQDMAAAVIQRCYRKYKQYALYKKMTQAAILIQSKFRSYYEQKRFQQSRRAAVLIQQYYRSYKEGSFLTKKQDQAARKIMRFLRRCRNSDCRIKELKQMKELERRGLTT; the protein is encoded by the exons ATGTTCCCGATCCATCGTCATGAGCACCAAGAAGATGGTTTCCACGGAAACAG ACAGGTGAACATGAAGGTGTTTGTACCCCACAAGCTGGCTGAATGCATTCCTCGCTCCACCAGCCTGCCTAAAGAACGCCTGCGATGGAACTCTAACGAG gaAATTGCTTCTTTTCTAATTTCCTTCGAGAAACACGAAGAGTGGCTCTCCTACACCTTAAAAACCAG ACCGGCCAATGGCAGCATCATATTATACAACAGGAAGAAGGTGAAGTACAGGAAAGATGGCTACTGCTGGAAGAAACGCAAGGATGGAAAAACCACCAGGGAAGACCACATGAAACTCAAAGTCCAGGGCATAGAG TGTCTCTACGGTTGCTATGTCCATTCCTCCCTCGTGCCAACATTCCATAGACGATGTTACTGGTTGCTACAG AATCCAGACATCGTATTGGTCCACTACCTTAACGTGCCATCTCTAGAGGATTCTGGTAAATGCGGTCCGTTGCTGTGTGCGGTGTCGGACCGCCATGACAGTCTGCGCTGGAGCAGAGACGACCTCGTCAACCAGCTGAAACCCATGT TCCACAGCATGAAGTGGACGCTGGGCTCCCATGTGGGCGCCTCCGTGGACCTGAGTGTGGAGCAGCTGGTCCAACACATCCTGGACCGCCAGCAGACCAAACCACAGCCCCGAACACACAGCTGTCTCTGTACCAACACCCTGG tgTCCCCTGGGGGGGCTGAGATCCCCCATCGATGTAACAGCACCAAGCATCGCATCATCTCCCCCAaactccccccgtcccccctcccttctgagTCCGGcgatggtggagggggagagaacagACCCCCCCACTTGCAGATCCAGCGCAGCCCCCGACCGACCAATGAGatacctctgacctcctcccccccctccag ctcctccccacccccacctcggCTCTCAACGGCGACCGTTGCCGTGAGCAACCATTATTATGGCGAGCAGAACAACGGGGTGACGACCATGGCGCTGCCTCAGAACGCCGTTATCGTCATGGCAACAACAACCACGACGACGGCGGGGGCGGCCGCAGCCCTCTCTGGGAAGGGGTgcggcccccctccctcccctccccccgcatCCAGCCTCTCGCTcacactcctcccctctcctgtgaTGGGAGGTctgctcctcaccccctcccccaccccgtccccggccccccctcccttcGACCCCGACGCGTTCCTCAACTTCCCCAAGCAGGGTCAGACCTACGGCgggcccacctcctccctcaccccttccactcccccttcctcccctcccctctccctctcctcgctctcctcggccgaagcagagaggagagacggggACAGGgatcctgccctctctctccccctctccccctcccaggtctctcctcctcctccgcctccccctccccccgccctcctcccgtTCTGCGTGGAGCTGACCCCCTGCCGGGAGGAGGACACCCTGCCACCCCTCCAG CCAAGCCACGCCTCCACGGGCTCAACACAACGGCAACCGCCCCAAAGCACCACCGACCCACCACTGGGTCAGAATGGACATGGTCCGCCCACTCAGCTCCCGGTGGCCAATCAGACACAGCCAACCAGAGACCTTTGTTCCTCCTCCTTGGCAACCGCACCAATAGTCACGCCTCCTTCTCAGATGACCCTGCCCCCTTCTCCAGCGACCAATCAGCATCTTCTCCACGGCCAGGAGAGGGCgatggagagggaagagacCAGGGAGCGCGGAGCCAATTCTCCAAGTCAGGCTAGCCTGCATGCTAATCCCCAAACCATGGTTATTCCCCATGCTAGCCCCGGCCTTGCTAACCCACAAACCCTGCTTCGCCCACATGTAATACCCCAAACTATGGTAAGCCCCCATGCTAACACTGGCCTTGCTAACCCCCAAACCATGGACAGCCCCTATGCTAACACAAGCCTTGCTAACCCCCACACCATGGACAGCCCCTATGCTAACGCAAGCCTTGCTAACCCCCACACCATGGACAGCCCCTACGCTAGCACTCGCTTGGCTAACCCCCAAACCATGATAAGCCCTCATTCTTGCACTAGCCTGGCTAATCCCCCAACCATGGCTAGCCCACATGCTAGCAGTAGCAACCCGGTtcaggtgaaggaggagaaggggcggGAGCTGGACTGTGAGGACACGCCCATGGATACGCACTCGGcaacagaagaggaggagcggggcggAGGGGAGGAGCTAGAGCTGTCGTTTGACAGCCAGTTCCCCGACCTCATCTCGGAGCTCATCACAggggtggccccgccccctagccctggccccgcccccgcccccggacCCGCTCCCCCAGGAGTCTTCCCCTCGGGGGTCCGCTACATGGTGCCCCCCCAACCATCCCCCTCCTCATCgtttctctccttccccctccttccctcctcctcctcctcctcttcctcctcctcctcctcctcctcctcctcacgcctGGCTGTCATCACAGACTTCTCCCCAGACTGGTCCTACCCAGAG ggGGGTGTGAAGGTGCTGATCACCGGGCCCTGGGGGGACCTGAGTGGACGTTACTCCTGTCTGTTCGACCAGAGCTCTGTCCCGGCCTCACTGATCCAACCGGGAGTACTGCGCTGCTACTGCCCAG CCCACGAGGCTGGTCTGGTGTGTCTTCAGGTGGTGGAGTCTGGAGGCGCCGTCTCCTCGTCAGTGCTGTTTGAGTACCGGGCCCGGAACACCACCTCTCTGCCCAGCTCCCAGCTGGACTGGCTGTCCCTGGACG acAACCAGTTTAGGATGTCCATCTTGGAGAGGCTGGAGCATATGGAGCGACGCATGGCTCAGATGGCCTCCCGCGAccagcagcacccccagcaccagcgGCAGCTCAGTACACAAGAGCAGAGCCAG ggcttcGAGAGGCGTCTGGTCACAGTGTGTGAACAGATGAtgaggatgggaggaggaggagagaggcttcATCATTCTGTCCGTCACCGAGGGATGACCCTCCTTCACCTGGCCGCCGCCCAGGGATACACACACCTGATCCACACGCTGATCTCCTGGAG gAGTGTCACCAGGGACAGTctggacctggaggaggaggtcgacCCTCTCAACGTAGACCACTTCTCCTGCACCCCTCTG ATGTGGGCCTGTGCTCTGGGCCACCAGGGCGCGGCGGAGGTGCTCTACCGCTGGGACAGCTCCGCCCTGGGACGCCCCGACTCGCTGGGCCGCCTCCCCCTGGCGGTGGCGCGGTCCCGGGGCCACACGCGCCTCGCCACCTGCCTGGAGGACCTGCACACCCagctccccctgtcccccctctccaccaGTCCAGACACag GTCTGAGTTCAGCCAGTAGCCTGGCTTCTCCTGCTGACCCCGCCTCCCCGTCTCCGAGCTCCGCCTACTCCAGCGCCCCCACACCCATggacacctcctccccctctctctcccccctctcccctccctctcccctcccctcccagtctctctcccccctctcccctccgtctctctcccccctctctcctccctctcctcccccctctcagtctctctcccccctgtcccctccctctctctcccctcccactcctcccccctcccagcctctctccttcctcctccccccgagCCAGCTGTGGGCCAACGCAGCGCAGCAATCACAGT GTTTGAATCCTACGGTAATGATGGACTACGAGAGCAGTTTGTCCCCGTCTCCACTGGAGGACGGCCTTCTGACCAACAGCGGGAACCCTGAGAACcacgacgaggaagaggaggaagaggagctgacCAAGGAGCtactacag GTGGACATGGCACTGCTGGCGGAGCAGATCGTCGAGGCGACCCCGGAGCGAATCAAACGGGAGGATTTCGCCAGGGGGGCGGAGACACCCCTCGCCTCCCCCCCAGACCCGTGGCTGGCGACCTACCTGGCAACCATGGAAACGCCCCCGCCGAG gcgtgtgtgccccccctctcccttcagcACCCTGGCTCTTCAGAAGTTAAGACCGCCCTCCTCGGCCACGTGGGCGGAGTTCCTCAATGCCTCGACCAatgggaggatggagagggactTTGCTCTGTTGACTCTGAGTGACAGCGAGCAAAGGGAGCTGTATGAGGCAGCCAGAATCATTCAGACCGCCTTCCGGCGCTACAAG GGTCGGAGGTTAAAGGAGCAGCAGGACATGGCTGCCGCTGTTATCCAGAGATGCTACAGGAAATataagcag